TCAACCCGCGGATGAAGGTTCGCGACATCGTCGGGGAGGGGTGGCTCGTCCACGGCTTGGCTAGGGGTAAGGAGCTGCGGGAGCGGGCCGAACGGCTCCTCGTCCGGGTCGGGATGCCGGCGGAGGCGGGCGCGAAATACCCCCACGAGTTCTCGGGCGGGCAGCGCCAGCGGATCGGGATCGCCCGCGCGATCGCACTCTCCCCGAAGCTGGTGGTGGCCGACGAGCCGGTGTCCGCCCTCGACGTCTCCGTGCAGGCGCAGATCCTGAACCTCCTCAAGGACCTCCAGGAGGAGTACGGGATGGCGTATTTGTTCGTCTCCCACGACCTGCGGGTGATCCGGCACGTGAGCGACGCGGTGGCGGTGATGTACCTGGGGAAAGTGATGGAGACGGGGCCGGCGCAGGACCTGTTCCGCGAGCCGCTGCACCCGTACACCCGCTCACTGCTGTCGGCCGTCCCGATGCTGGGGGACGCGCCGTCGGAGCGGATCGTCCTGTCGGGGGAGATCCCCTCCCCGATCGCCCCGCCGCCCGGGTGCCGCTTCCACACCCGCTGCTTCATGGCGGAGAAGGAGTGCGCGGAGGTCAGCCCGCTCCTGCGCGAGGCCGCCCCCGGCCGCTTCGCCGCCTGCCACTTCGTGTGAAAGATGGATTTGTCTCAGGCTTCTTCCCAGGTAGAGAGACTTACTATTTAGAGCAGGCGCTTTCAGGGGACATTCTTGGTTCAACCCCGGGATGAAGGGATAGAGTGTCCCCTGCCCACAAACTGCAACTGCCAATCAGCACCCCCTAACGCAGGCGCTTTCAGGGGACATACCTGTCAGGCGAAGCTGCGCCGCGCCTCGTTCTTCATCAGGTCCTGCCGGCAGTAGGGGCAGAATTTCCACTCGTGAGAGATCATTCGGTGGCACCCGGGGCATGCGGCGGAGGCGGAGTAGCCGCACGACGGGCACATGACGAAATCGCTCTCCATGGGGGTGGCGCAACGGGGGCAGGCGGAGGCGAAGTCGGCATCGGTCTCCACCACCCGGTACACTTCGTCGGTCGTCGTGATGCCGGTGGTCACCTTTTCCAGCGCGGAGCGCCCGAGCGTCACCATCCCCCTTGAGATCGCCGCCTGGCGGATCTCGTTCTCCGTCGCGTTGCTCGCGATCAGGTCCCGGATCGGCTGGGTGAACGTCAGGATCTCGTAGATGCCGGTGCGCCCCTTGTACCCCGTGCCGCCGCACTCGGGACATCCGGCCCCGCGGTAGACGGGGACTTCGGCGGAGATCCCCAGCCGCAGGATGTCCCGCTCCGTGGGGTCGG
The window above is part of the Deltaproteobacteria bacterium genome. Proteins encoded here:
- a CDS encoding ATP-binding cassette domain-containing protein, with protein sequence MTGGIYRPETDGVLLAMVNVYKTFPVRKSFFSGEDLRVRAVDGVSLTVPPGKTLGLVGESGCGKTTLARLAIRLLDPDSGSIRFDGNDITRMEGEALRTTRRQMQIVFQDPYSSLNPRMKVRDIVGEGWLVHGLARGKELRERAERLLVRVGMPAEAGAKYPHEFSGGQRQRIGIARAIALSPKLVVADEPVSALDVSVQAQILNLLKDLQEEYGMAYLFVSHDLRVIRHVSDAVAVMYLGKVMETGPAQDLFREPLHPYTRSLLSAVPMLGDAPSERIVLSGEIPSPIAPPPGCRFHTRCFMAEKECAEVSPLLREAAPGRFAACHFV